A stretch of DNA from Alkalidesulfovibrio alkalitolerans DSM 16529:
GCGCTGCTGGCCGGATCATGAACGACTAAGCGCCAAAAGGAGTCCGCCATGCATTTCCAAGGGGCCTTTACCGCCCTCGTGACCCCCTTCAAGAACGGCTCCCTCGATGAAGAGGCCTATCGCGCCCACGTCGAGTGGCAGATCGAGCAAGGCATCCACGGCCTCGTTCCTTGCGGCACCACGGGCGAATCCGCCACCCTCAGCCACGCGGAGCACAAGCGGGTCATCGGCATCTGCGTGGATCAGGTCAAGGGCCGCGTCCCGGTCATTGCCGGAGCGGGCTCCAACAACACGGCCGAGGCCATCGAACTGACCCGTTTCGCCAAAGACGCCAAGGCCGACGGCGCGCTGCTCATCACTCCCTACTACAACAAGCCCACCCAGCGCGGTCTTGTGGCCCATTTCAAAGCCATCGCCGCCGAAGTGAGCATGCCCTTCATCGTCTACAACGTGCCCGGTCGCACGGGCACGAACGTTTTGCCCGCGACGCTCGCGACCATGAAGGCGAGCATCCCGGAGGTGGTGGGCGTGAAGGAAGCAACGGCCAACCTGACCCAGATTTCCGAAGTCATGGAATGCTGCGGCCCCGACTTCACCCTGCTCTCGGGCGACGACTTCACCGTTTTGCCCACCTTGGTCATCGGCGGCAAAGGCGTGATTTCCGTGGTCTCCAACGTGGCCCCGAAAATGATGTCCCAGATGTGCGACGCCTTCTTCGCGGGCGATCTGGCCAGGGCGCGCGAGTTGCACTACGCCCTTGCGCCCCTTTGCCGAGCCATGTTCCTGGAGACCAACCCCATCCCGGTGAAGACTGCTCTGGGCATGATGGGTCGGCTGACCCCCGAGCTGCGGCTGCCCCTGGTTCCCCTCGAAGAAAAGAACGACGCTTGCCTGCGCGACATCCTGAAGAAGGCCGGACTCGTCTAGATCCAATCGCCCCCCAGCAACGGAAAGTCCCGCCGGACGCACGTCCGGCGGGACTTTTTTGTACTCACCGAAACGCGTTCAGGGCACGAGCAAAACCTGGATGTCGCAGACGTTGGTGTTGGTCGGTCCGGTTTTCAGGAGTCGGCCGAGCTTGTCAAAATAATGGTAGGCATCGTTGTGGGCGAGGAAGGCGACTGGCTTCAGGCCTTTCTGTAGGCCTTCGTCCAAGATCGAAGCCGAGGCGAAGGCTCCGGTGGCGTCCGTTGGGCCGTCGCTGCCGTCCGTGGATGCGGCCAGAAACACCGCCTCGCGAGCGTCCTTGGGCGAACGATCAAGGCCCGCAAGATAGGCCAGGGCCATCTCCTGATTGCGGCCGCCCTTGCCCTGGCCTCGCAGGGTCACGGTGGTTTCGCCGCCCGCGATGACACAGGCCGGACGTTTCACGGGCATGCCGTGGGCGGCGATGTCCTTGGCCACCCCCAGGAACACGCCCGCGATCTCTCGCGCCTCGCCCGTCAGGTGCGAACTCAGGAGCAGCGTGTCGTAGCCGAGTTCACGCGCCTTGTCGCACGCCGCAAGCAGGGCCTGCTGATTGGTGCCGATGAGCACCGTGCGCACCGTGTCGAACGCCTTGTCGCCGCAGCCGGGCGCTTCCGGCAGGCAGCCCTTTGCCCCGTCGCGCAAGACGGCCTCCGCGGAGGCGGGAATCTTGCCCGACAGGCCATAACGCTCGATCACGCCGTGGGCGTCCGTGCAGGTCGTGCTGTCGGGCACGGTCAACCCACTCGCGATGGCGTCCAGATCGTCGCCGATGACGTCGGAAAGGATGAGACTCAGTACGTCCGCCCCGGCAATGGCCTGGGCGAGCCTGCCTCCCTTGATGCGTGAAAGTTTCTTGCGCACGCAATTGATTTCCTGGATGGACGCGCCCGAGGCGAGCAGCTTGAGGGTCACTGCCTGCTTGTCCTCAAGGGTCAGGGCATGCGTCTCGTCCTTGTACGGCGCGGCCAGAATGGCCGATCCGCCGCCTGAAACGAGAACGATGACCAGATCATTCGGCCGGGCCTTGCCTGCCTCCTCCAGCACGGCTTCGGCCGCGCGGACGCTCCGCTCGTCCGGCACAGGGTGGGCGGCTTCAATCAAGCGCACGTGGGCGAGGTCTTCGAGGTGCCCCTCCTTGACCGCGACGATGCCCCCAGTGATCCGCTTGCCGAGCAGCCGCTCCAGACCGAGCGCCATGCGGGCCGAGGCCTTGCCCGCGCCGAGCACGATGATGCGCTCGTACGATGACAGATCGTAGGCGAACGATTCACTCTCCGTGCGCACGCGCAGGATGTCGCCATCCAGCGAAAGTATGCGCTCCATCATGCCCAGAGGATCGACCCGGGCGAGTCCGGCCCGGAATATGGCTTCCGCGTCGCGTAGCGCGTCCTTCGTCATCGCTGTCTCCATTGTCTTGTCGTCACCGCTGAAAGCCGAGGCTGCCAAAAGCCTCAACCGAGCACTTCCGGATTGAGGATCGTCGGGGGCCGCGCGCTCGCGAGCATGGCGAGCAGGTTGCGCGCCGCAAGCTCGGCCATGCCGTCGCGCGAGGAGTTCGTGGCCGACCCGATGTGGGGCAGCAGCACGGCGTTTTTCAGTTCCGAAAGCCCTTCGGCCATGCGGGGTTCAAATTCATAGACGTCGAGCCCCGCGCCCGCGATGACCCCGTTTCGAAGCGCCCAGACGAGGTCGTCTTCCTTGATGATCGGTCCGCGCCCGGTATTCACGAGCACGGCCGTGCGCTTCATGCGGGAAAAGCTCTCGCGGTTGAAGAGGTGGCGCGTTTCAGGGGTCAGCGGGGCGTGGATGCTGATGAAGTCAGACTGGGCCAGCAACTCATCGAAGGAAACTTTCCGGGCTTTGGTCTGCGCTTCAAGTTCAGGGTTAGAGGAGCGGTTGTAATAGATCAGAGGCATGCCGAATCCCTGGGCCATACGGGCCACTGCCGCGCCGATGCGCCCTGCCCCGAGGATGCCCAACGTCTTTCCGCTGACGTCGAGCCCGATGAACTGCAAAGGCCCCCAGCCGGTCCACGTGCCGGAGCGCATCACCGCATCCGTTTCGACCACGCGGCGTGCCACCGCGAAGATGAGGGCCCAGGCGAGCTCGGCCGTGGCCAGAGTCAGAACATCCGGTGTATTGGAGACTGGAATCTTGCGACGCGTGGCTTCGGCCACGTCGATGTTGTCGTAGCCCACCGCGTAATTGGCGTATCCCTTGAGATTTTTCGCCGCGTCGAAAAACGCCGCGTCGATCTTGTCCGTGAGCAACCCGATGACCCCGTCGACTTCCGCGACCTTGGCCAGAAGCTCTTCACGCGACAATGGTCTGTCTTCCGGGTTGATCATTACGTCACACGATTTCTCAAGAAGCGCGACTCCAGCCTGCGGGATTTTACGGGTAATGAAGACCTTTTTCCGCTGCATGCGGTCCTCCTTGGCGATCGGCATATCTTGGCGACACGAACACGTATCTTTACCCGTTCGCGCCGTGCCCGGCAATCCGCACCTGCCGCTACAAACGAAAAGGCCCGCCCGGCGAACCGGACGGGCCTTTAATATCAGTCAGGCGAATCCTTGGAGCCTAGCCCTTGAAGGCCTTCTCGAAGGGAGGCACGACCTGCTTCTTGCGGGACAGCACGCCGTCCAGCCACACGCTCTTGCCTTCGATCTTCTTACCGAAGGCTTTTTCGACCACGGAAGGATCGTCGGTCAGACAGAGCATCTCGGAGCCTTCCTTCATGATGTCGGTCAGGAGCAGGAACACGGAGTGGTTACCGCCTTCCTTCTTGGCCTTCTCCATCTCGGCGTACAGACCGTCCTTGTAGGGGGTCAGGATGGACAGGTCCACGACCTCGAGTTGGCCGATGCCGACCTTCTTGCCGGACATGTCGAAATCCTTGTAGTCGCGGTTCAGCAGATCCTTCATGGGGGTGCCTTCCACCGCGGACTTGACCTTGAACATCTCCACGCCAATGGACATGTAGTCGGAAACGCCGGCGATCTTGGCCAGGGCGTCAACGGCCTTCTTGTCGGCGTCGGTGCAGGTCGGGGACTTGAACATGACCGTGTCGGAGAGGATGGCGCAGAGCATGGCGCCGGCGATGGGCTTGGGAACCTCGACCTTGAAGAAGTCGTACATGCCCTTGATCACGGTGCAGGAGCAGCCCACGGGCCAGACCCACATCTCGAGCGGGTTGGTGGTGGTCACGTCGCCCAGCTTGTGGTGATCCACGACGGCCACAATCTCGCCCTTGTCGAGGTTGGCCAGGGACTGAGACAGGTCGGTGTG
This window harbors:
- the dapA gene encoding 4-hydroxy-tetrahydrodipicolinate synthase; amino-acid sequence: MHFQGAFTALVTPFKNGSLDEEAYRAHVEWQIEQGIHGLVPCGTTGESATLSHAEHKRVIGICVDQVKGRVPVIAGAGSNNTAEAIELTRFAKDAKADGALLITPYYNKPTQRGLVAHFKAIAAEVSMPFIVYNVPGRTGTNVLPATLATMKASIPEVVGVKEATANLTQISEVMECCGPDFTLLSGDDFTVLPTLVIGGKGVISVVSNVAPKMMSQMCDAFFAGDLARARELHYALAPLCRAMFLETNPIPVKTALGMMGRLTPELRLPLVPLEEKNDACLRDILKKAGLV
- a CDS encoding glycerate kinase type-2 family protein is translated as MTKDALRDAEAIFRAGLARVDPLGMMERILSLDGDILRVRTESESFAYDLSSYERIIVLGAGKASARMALGLERLLGKRITGGIVAVKEGHLEDLAHVRLIEAAHPVPDERSVRAAEAVLEEAGKARPNDLVIVLVSGGGSAILAAPYKDETHALTLEDKQAVTLKLLASGASIQEINCVRKKLSRIKGGRLAQAIAGADVLSLILSDVIGDDLDAIASGLTVPDSTTCTDAHGVIERYGLSGKIPASAEAVLRDGAKGCLPEAPGCGDKAFDTVRTVLIGTNQQALLAACDKARELGYDTLLLSSHLTGEAREIAGVFLGVAKDIAAHGMPVKRPACVIAGGETTVTLRGQGKGGRNQEMALAYLAGLDRSPKDAREAVFLAASTDGSDGPTDATGAFASASILDEGLQKGLKPVAFLAHNDAYHYFDKLGRLLKTGPTNTNVCDIQVLLVP
- a CDS encoding 2-hydroxyacid dehydrogenase produces the protein MQRKKVFITRKIPQAGVALLEKSCDVMINPEDRPLSREELLAKVAEVDGVIGLLTDKIDAAFFDAAKNLKGYANYAVGYDNIDVAEATRRKIPVSNTPDVLTLATAELAWALIFAVARRVVETDAVMRSGTWTGWGPLQFIGLDVSGKTLGILGAGRIGAAVARMAQGFGMPLIYYNRSSNPELEAQTKARKVSFDELLAQSDFISIHAPLTPETRHLFNRESFSRMKRTAVLVNTGRGPIIKEDDLVWALRNGVIAGAGLDVYEFEPRMAEGLSELKNAVLLPHIGSATNSSRDGMAELAARNLLAMLASARPPTILNPEVLG
- a CDS encoding manganese-dependent inorganic pyrophosphatase — protein: MAIIAVGHKNPDTDTIVSAIAVADLYKKAYGKDVKPVAQGAVNPESKFVLDKFGLAAPEIVTDATGQQIILVDHTDLSQSLANLDKGEIVAVVDHHKLGDVTTTNPLEMWVWPVGCSCTVIKGMYDFFKVEVPKPIAGAMLCAILSDTVMFKSPTCTDADKKAVDALAKIAGVSDYMSIGVEMFKVKSAVEGTPMKDLLNRDYKDFDMSGKKVGIGQLEVVDLSILTPYKDGLYAEMEKAKKEGGNHSVFLLLTDIMKEGSEMLCLTDDPSVVEKAFGKKIEGKSVWLDGVLSRKKQVVPPFEKAFKG